A single genomic interval of Spinacia oleracea cultivar Varoflay chromosome 6, BTI_SOV_V1, whole genome shotgun sequence harbors:
- the LOC110778599 gene encoding uncharacterized protein — protein sequence MFRMESDVFCSLAKLLKDDYGLKSTRTMCSEESLAMFIYLCAQFQSNRNLQNRFKHSGETISRKMNEVLKAMTKFSRDIVRASDPYFREVSVKIRGNYKYWPHFKDCIGAIDGTHIPCVVPEEDRIPYIGRKGHPTQNILAICDFDMLFTYFVVGWPGSVHDNRVLKNAMDNPKKAFPHPPEGKYYVVDAGYPNMKGFLAPFKGQRYHIPDYRRSTQPPTGYYEVYNYKHSSLRNVIERTFGVWKSRWRILSMMPNFPLETQNKTVAATMAMHNYIRRHALEDLEFDKCDADPNYIPVVEEDAQDIGGGSSSTLREDHDGSMDDDSMESVRHNIASSMLKQDLQEQCV from the exons ATGTTTAGAATGGAGTCTGATGTGTTCTGTAGTCTTGCTAAATTGTTGAAAGACGATTATGGTTTGAAGTCTACTAGGACCATGTGTTCTGAAGAATCACTTGCAATGTTTATATATTTATGTGCTCAGTTTCAATCAAACCGTAATCTGCAAAATAGGTTTAAACATTCGGGGGAAACAATCAGTAGAAAAATGAATGAAGTTCTTAAAGCTATGACTAAATTTTCTAGAGATATTGTGAGAGCTTCTGATCCATATTTTAGGGAGGTCTCGGTCAAAATACGAGGTAACTATAAGTATTGGCCACATTTCAAGGATTGTATTGGTGCCATTGATGGGACTCACATCCCATGTGTTGTTCCGGAAGAAGATAGAATTCCTTACATAGGGCGTAAAGGGCACCCAACTCAAAATATTCTGGCAATTTGTGACTTTGACATGTTGTTTACATACTTTGTTGTTGGGTGGCCTGGATCCGTTCATGACAATCGTGTTTTAAAGAATGCAATGGATAATCCAAAGAAGGCGTTCCCTCATCCACCAGAAG GTAAATATTATGTTGTTGATGCGGGTTATCCTAATATGAAAGGATTTTTGGCTCCGTTTAAAGGCCAACGATATCATATTCCTGATTATCGCCGTTCAACTCAACCTCCAACCGGTTATTACGAAGTCTATAATTATAAACACTCTTCATTAAGGAATGTGATTGAGCGAACATTTGGAGTATGGAAAAGTAGATGGAGGATACTATCCATGATGCCAAATTTTCCACTAGAAACACAAAACAAGACTGTTGCTGCAACTATGGCTATGCACAACTACATTAGAAGACATGCACTTGAAGATTTGGAATTCGACAAATGCGATGCGGACCCAAATTATATTCCTGTGGTGGAAGAAGATGCTCAAGATATTGGTGGTGGTTCTTCGAGTACTTTACGAGAAGATCACGATGGCTCAATGGATGATGATAGCATGGAGTCTGTCCGGCACAACATTGCATCTTCTATGTTGAAACAAGATTTGCAAGAGCAATGTGTATAA